Genomic DNA from Paenibacillus donghaensis:
GCAAGAGCAAGAATGGCAACAACAACGGTCAGATCAAACAGCCTGTAGCAGATTCGGTACAGCAGGGTCTGCGCCTTCCTTCTGCGCAGCTTGCCTGCGATGAGCGCAAGGAGTCTGTAACTCCACCCTGCGCTCATGATTCCATGACCTGGTGCTCAAGGAACCTTTCCAATACTTGCGCGTCTTCCGCCGCTGCACGGCATAAGACGCGCAGTTCCTCGGGCGTCAGCTCCTCCTTCTGCGATTCACGCAAATAATGCAGCACAGACCTGGTTCTTACCAGCAGCTGGATCGATTGCGTTCTGCCGAGAGCCGGCATATCACTTGGCGCAGAAGTAACTTCAGTGGCTACAGGAGTCATTTGCTCCAGCCGGTTCAGACTGGCCGCAATGCGCCCAAGTTCCCCTGTGGAGAGCACTTGAATCTCATGGGCTTGCCCCGTGTTGGCCAGTTCCTCTACCGCTCGCACAATCACTTCCAGGTCAGCGGCTATCTTCTGTGAGCGCAGCATATATAGCAGGCCGAACAGCAACAGAAATAATCCGGCAGACGCCGGAATCTTGCCTATATGATTAATAATCCAATGAATGATTCTAATCCAAATTACAGACGGGTCCCCGGCATAACGGGCATACAGCAGCTCTGCTGCTACCCTTAAGCCCGCCAGTACACAACCGCTGATCAGCGCGCTTCCGCCCACGATATACAGATAGCTGAAGCGCACTGTATTAAATATCTTCACTGGCCTTCCCTCCTTACAGTCAGCTGTTCATGCTGCTCTGCAAGGATAACGGCTAAATCTTAAGAAACGCTTACCACACTTCTTAAGATTTCCTTAACAATGGAAAACTTGTGATAAAGTCGGTCCGCTGCAGTCCGCTGGCTGCGGATATCGTGCCGCCGTGGCGGTCTATGATGCTTTTGGCAATAGCGAGGCCCAGACCGGAGCCGCCCGTATGCTGGGAGCGCGAGCGCTCAGCCCGGTAGAAGCGTTCAAAAATATAAGGAATATCGCTCTCTGCGATCCGGTCACCGAAGTTGCTGAACCGTACTACGGCCTCCTCTCCGTCCCTGCTGAAGGCGATCTCAAGCCGCTTACCGCTTTTTCCATAACGGATGGCATTGGTGATCAGATTCTCATAGGCTCTTACCAGTTCACCCGGTGCGGCTTCAATCCACAACGCCTCCGTCTCATCCTCGATCGTATAAGTCATTCCAGCCTGCTCCAGCTCCGGCACCGACTCCTCGGTCAGCTGGCGGATGAAAGCCTTCAGGTCCAGCGGCTCCAGCCTCAGCGGCAGACCGCCGCTGTTGACCCGGGTATATTCGAACAGGTCATCGATCAGCTTGCGCAGCACCAGCGACTTCTCATAGGCAATGCCGACATAATGGCGTACCTCACCTTCATCCCGGCAGCGGTCCTGGTCAATATACTCCAGAAACCCCAGTACAGAGGTAAGCGGGGTGCGCAAATCGTGGGAAACGCCGGTGATTAAGTCATTTTTGGCAGTCACAGCCTTCCGTTCATCCAGCACCGATTGCTGCAGAAGCTCAGCCATAGCATTAATGTTATCCGCCAGTTCGCCAAGCTCGTCGCCGCTGCGCACCTCGATGCGGTGGGTCATGCCATCTTTCGACATTTTTTGAATACCGGAGGTGATCTCTTCCAGATACAGCACCACCTTGCGGGTATACAGGAAAAAAAACAGCAAAAAGCTGATGATCCCGACCGCAGTCAAAATAGGTGTCGAGCCAATATGGTTAATCACCCAGCGCAGCAGCCGCGAATAAGGCGCATCATTAGAAGCCGGATTCAGATAGATCATCGAATTGACCAACTGATAGCCAGCCAAGAGCAGAATTCCCCCGGACAGCACACTGAGCAGGAAGGCGTATATAAATTTCCAGCGGATCGTAGCGATATATTTGGAGTTCATGCAGCTTCAACCTTCCTTCCTCAGGATGGACCATCCAGCTTGTAGCCCACTCCCCACACGGTCTGGATATAGCGGGGGTGCTTGGAGTCCTGCTCGATTTTGTCGCGGATATTGCGGATATGAACCATTACGGTGTTGCCTCCGTCCAGAAACGGCTCGTTCCATACCTTCAAATAAATCTGCTCGATGCTCAGCACCTGGCCCTGATTCCGCGCAAGCAGCTCCAGAATGGCAAATTCACGCGGCGTCAGCTTAATCCGCTTGGAATCTGCCCGCACCTCATGTTTCGCTGTATC
This window encodes:
- a CDS encoding sensor histidine kinase, which produces MNSKYIATIRWKFIYAFLLSVLSGGILLLAGYQLVNSMIYLNPASNDAPYSRLLRWVINHIGSTPILTAVGIISFLLFFFLYTRKVVLYLEEITSGIQKMSKDGMTHRIEVRSGDELGELADNINAMAELLQQSVLDERKAVTAKNDLITGVSHDLRTPLTSVLGFLEYIDQDRCRDEGEVRHYVGIAYEKSLVLRKLIDDLFEYTRVNSGGLPLRLEPLDLKAFIRQLTEESVPELEQAGMTYTIEDETEALWIEAAPGELVRAYENLITNAIRYGKSGKRLEIAFSRDGEEAVVRFSNFGDRIAESDIPYIFERFYRAERSRSQHTGGSGLGLAIAKSIIDRHGGTISAASGLQRTDFITSFPLLRKS